In the Leptolyngbya sp. CCY15150 genome, CTCTCAGTGATCTCAAGCTTGAATGGACGACTCATTTCTATCCTCCAGGATTGACCCTCCCTCTATTCTATGTCCCTTTAAATTAAATTGGTATAACTCTTTCAAGTGCTTTCGAAACTAAATCATTGAAATTTTCTTCATCTGAGAGCCACTGGCAAACCTCTTCAGAGACTCTAGTTAATTCTTCAAGTTCATTAATTGAGTCTTGAATTTCCTGAATTGCTTGAATAAAATGGTTCTCAAATTCTTTAGGAAAGTTTATGTCGTCAAAGATTTTCCTGGTTTTATCTAGGGTGCTCTGTAAATGATAAGCAGTCTGGAGGTTTCTTGATTCCATTGCTTTTTCAAGCTCTATTTCTCGATGATTGAAGTCTTTTTCAAGTTTCCATTTTTCTTCCTTAAAGGTGTTTTCGAGATTTGACTTCTCTACTCTAAGTTCATCCTCTATTTCCCTATTTACTGAAAAACCGGACATAGACATTAATGCCACCAAACCTCCGCCTAAAAGATATTCGGTCAGCATTTTGTCAGATTCTGGCGAATCGTCTTTTAGCTTTCCCGCGTTGTGACCAACGAAAAAAAGTGAGCACCCTAGAAAAAACATCGCAATAACTGAAGTTCTGAATTTAAAAAGTTTAGATATGTCCATGGTATTCTCCTAAATCCTGGTATTTCCACAACCTACACAGCGAGTGAATCTATTTCATATAGTTTGCGATCGCTCTCAGAATCAATTCATCCGTGAGCCGGGCTCTTTGAATGCGACGGATTAGTGTAGAGGAAGTGTTCTTGTTAACATCAATCGCTTCAGCCAATTTCCTGACGCTGATATGTGGATTTTCGTCAAGAATGAGAGCAATTGCCTTGAACCACTTAGCCAGTGGAATATGGGTTCCGTGAAATAGTGTGCCAACTGTAACACTATAGGCATTGAAACAAGTGTTACAGTGATACCTTCTTTCCTTTGTTATAGGCGTACTGTTAATCGATTGGCAATAGGGGCATTGAGGGGTTTGACCCCACAAAATAGTCTCTAGGTAACTACGGCATTCTTCTTCACTGCGTTCCAATGCCGTGGCTTACCCTTACAGATGCCAAGCGTCTTGAGCACAACCATTGATTTAGCTGATGTTTGCCGTCTGATCAGTACAGTCCTTCACATAGAGACAGGAGAAAACTTTCAGCAAACTATAGTTAGAATCTTTAACCTCATTACTTAAAAACAGTACAAGAAAAAGGATATCTCTTTGCAATACAGCGGCTAAAAACCGTGCATCCACTAAGTAGTTTTTTCATAGCACGTGGTGTGAACAACTGCGCCACATTCCTTAGTTCTTTTGTACTCTTCCTTCCCTAGGATTTTTCAAGCCCAAGGTGTTACTAGAAATTCTGCGCAAGAACATCATGACTTTCTAAGCAAGCTCACCTCTGAAATCTAACCAGGTACTCTACTCTAGGAGAGCGATCGCCCCCTCTTGCCTGTTAGCCTTCAAGTATTGCCCTCAAAGCACAGTAGTCGCCAAGGTCTACCACTCTTCTTGGCAATGTCAGTCATTCTTGATACAAAATTTGATACTCTAGTTCAAATATAGATTTGGGGGCGACTCGCGTGACTATACAACTTGGTAGAGGCAAAACTGCTAGACGGGCTTATGGTATTGATGAAATTGCCCTCGTGCCAGGGACAAGAACCCTAGATCCGTCCCTAGCTGACACAAGCTGGAGCATGGGCGGCATTGAGCGTGAGATTCCCATCATTGCCAGTGCTATGGACGGCGTGATTGATGTGGGTATGGCGGTCAAGCTTTCTCAACTGGGAGCCTTGGGCGTGCTCAACCTAGAAGGCATCCAAACTCGCTACGACGATCCCAACCCCATCCTCGATCGCATCACCTCGGTGGGCAAGGATGAGTTTGTGCCCCTTATGCAAGAACTCTATGCGGAACCCGTCAAGCCAGAGTTGATCAAACGGCGCATTCAAGAAATTAAGGCTCAGGGAGGAATTGCTGCGGTTAGTATTACCCCAGTAGGTGCCACCCGATTTGGGGCTGCTATTGCCGAAGCTGGTGCAGATCTTGTGTTTGTTCAAGCAACCGTGGTGTCTACGGCTCACCTATCGCCGGAAACCGTAACGCCGCTGGATCTAGCTGACTTCTGCCGCGAGATGCCCATGCCTGTGGTGCTGGGCAACTGCGTGACCTATGACGTGACGCTGAACCTGATGAAGGCAGGTGCGGCGGGTGTCTTGGTGGGCATTGGCCCTGGTGCTGCCTGCACCTCTCGCGGTGTGTTGGGTGTGGGGGTTCCCCAAGCAACGGCCGTGGCCGACTGCGCCGCCGCTCGGGATGATTATTTCCAGGAAACAGGGCGCTATGTGCCGGTGATCGCTGATGGTGGTCTGGTGACCGGCGGCGATATTTGTAAATGTATTGCCTGCGGTGCTGATGCTGTGATGATCGGCTCTCCCTTTGCTCGGGCTCAAGAAGCGCCGGGCCGGGGTTTCCACTGGGGCATGGCCACCCCTAGCCCCGTTCTACCGCGCGGTACTCGCATTCGCGTGGGCACAACGGGCACGCTGGAACAAATCCTCCGGGGCCCAGCTCAACTCGACGATGGTACCCACAACTTCCTAGGGGCTCTGCAAACCAGCATGGGCACCCTCGGCGCAAAGGATATCCGCGAGATGCAGCAGGTGGAAGTAATCGTGGCACCCTCGCTGCTGACGGAAGGTAAGGTATACCAAAAAGCCCAGCAGCTTGGTATGGGTAAGTAGTGCGCAAGTTTAGAGGATGCCTGAGTCACGGCTGGACTTAGTTATCCTCTAAACAGCAAGACTGGCAGCGATCGCCCTCTCATCGTCAACCTAGAGTGGCAGAAGGCGATCGCTCAACACAACTCTAGCTACCATGAAGTAAATAAACACACCGAGCACATCTACAAGGGTGGTGATGAACGGAGCCGACATCAGCGCCGGATCTCGCTTGAGGAAATTGAACAGAAAGGGTAGGGCTGATCCAGCAAAGGAAGCCAGCATAGATATGGCAATGAGGCTAACCCCCACGACAATCGCCACACCCAAGTCACCCTGCAAGATATAGGCCCAGATGATGGTAATCACCGCCAGCATCCCACCGAGCATCGAGCCGGCTGCTAGTTCTCGTGAAATCACCCGTAGCCCCGATCGCAACGAAATCTCTTCCGTACTCAAACCACGAATCACCACTGTAGATGACTGGGCTCCAATATTTCCACCTGCACCAATGAGCAGCGGGATAAAGAAAGACAGAGCCACCACTGATTTCAAAACATCCTCTTGGGTATGCATGATGGTGCCCGTGAAGGTATTGGCCACCAGCAAAATCAGTAGCCAAACGACTCGCTGCCGGGCAATGGTAAACAAGTTCGTTTGGAAATAGCTTTCCTTACCTGTTTGCAGACCACCCAGGGTGTAAATATCTTCCGTGGTTTCTTCTTCAAGGACATCTAACACATCATCGACGGTGATGATGCCCACAAGGCGCTGCTCTCGATCGACCACGGGTAGTGCCGTCAGGTCGTATCGCTGAATAACCCGCGCCACCTCTTCTTGGTCGGTATCTGTGCTTACTGAGATCATCTCAGGCTTCATAATATCGCCAATCACTTGGTCGGGCTGAGCCAAAACCAACTCCCGCAGCGAGAGCACCCCTTTGAGGTGACGGCTGACGTCAATTACATAAAGGTAGTAGATGGTCTCGCTGATCGAGGCAAAGTTGCGCACCTGTTGAATCGTCTCGGCGGCAGTGGTAGCTTCTCGGATAGCCACATAGCGGGGGGTCATCATCCGACCGGCTGTCTCGGGAGGGTAGCCCAGCAGCAGCGAGGTAATCTGGCGTTCTTCAGCGCTGAGCTGTTCGATCAAGATGCGCACCAGTTTGGCCGGTAGTTCATCCATCAGCCGCACGCGATCGTCGGGCGACATGCGGCCAAAAATATCTACCACCTCTTGGCGCTTGAAGGTTTCTAGCAGCGCCTGCTGAGTATTGGGTTCCAGATACTCATAGACTTCTAACGCTTCATCTTTGGAGAGCAGCCGAAAAGCGATCGCCCGCATGGTTTCAGGCAGCCCATCAATGGCCTCCGCCACATCCACAGGTTCCACCGGCTTGAGCAGAAGTTTCACGCCCTCTACGTTGTTTTGCTCTAGCAGGTTGTAGAGTTGTTTTTGAACCAACTGTTGAAATTCTGCCCGGGTCATGTCTTCTCTAGCTTGGTTCGTCATGAATACTGCCTCTAAACGTCACGGAGTTTAGGCGAAAACTATCCGGGTTGATAGACTACCTAGACGATGGTACACCGCTGATCCCATGCTAGGAAGAGACTTGACAAAGCTGCTCTGTCTCAGGTGTTGAATCAGCATCACGTCGGTATAGAGCGATCGCCCTTCAACATCTGTTCTAGACTAGAAACCACGATGACATGCTAGCCTATGCAGATTCTCTCCGTTACTCTGACGAATTTCAAAACTCACCAAGATCGCCATTTTGTGTTCCAGCCAGGGGTCAATACCATCTGTGGAGAAAATGGAGCGGGCAAAACTAGCATCGTGGAGGCGATCGCTTGGGTACTTTTCAATTACCGTGGGTCGTATAAAAACGAAGACCTCATCCGCAACGGTCAAAGCAGTGCCCAAGTGGCGGTGGAGTTTGTATCCAGCCACGATGAGCGCACCTATCAAGTTCAGCGCTGCACCACCAAGGGCTATCGCCTGTATGATCCACAGCTTGATCACGTTCTCAACTATCGCCACATTGAAGACGAAGTCACCCCTTGGCTACGGCAGCAGCTAGGCATCGCCCCTGGCATTGATCTAGGCCAGCTTTTTGCCAATACCATCGGCGTGCCCCAAGGCACCGTCACTGCTGACTTTTTGCAGCCGCCCACCCAGCGCAAGCAGATTTTTGACGCCATCCTCAAAGTCGAAGAATTTCGCTTGGTCTACAAAGAAACCGGCGCATTGGAAAAGTATGCCAAGGCTGAACTCGATCAGGTGAAGCAGGCGATCGCTCAATACAACGAAAGTCTAGAGCCTTTGCCAGAACTGCAGTCCCGGCAAGCAGCCTTAGTTGAAGCGATCGCCCAAGATGAAACTCACCTGGCAGCCCTAGAGCAAGAGTTGGCGCAGCTTGAACAACGCCAAGCGGCCATCCAGCAGCAGCAGCAGCAGTTGCAAACCCTCACGGCCCAGAAGCAAGCGATCGCCGCCCAAGTTGAGGCGAAACAAAGCGCCCTGAAGATTTTAGAGCAAGCACTCCAGACAGCTCAGCAGGCAGCCAACCTCTGTGCAGACAATCGGGAGAGCTACGACCTTGTCCTGCAGGCAGAACAGAGGCTTGCCGATCTGGAACAACAGCGCAAACAGCGCCACCAACTGCAAAGCCAGCGGCAAGATCTCCAGCGCCAGCTCACCCTAGGGCAAAATCAACTGACCCGCTATGCCCTGCAGCTTGAGCAGGTTGAAAAAGCTGAGCAAGACTGCGATCGCCTGCAGCCGTTCCTCGAAACCCAGCGCCAGCTAGAAGAACAGCAGCAGCACATCGATCAACAGATCCAGGCCCTCAGCGCCCAAACCGTTGAGTTTCAAAGTCTAGAACAGCACCTGAACCGTTTGCGGGGCCAGTGGAAGCAGGTATCCCAGGAGATCGATCGCATCCAGCCCTTTGAAGCAGCGATCGCAGAGATCCCCAACCAAGAACACCAGCGCGATCGCCTCCAGCAACAGTTGAGCCGGGTAGAAGCCGCTAAACAATTTGAAGCCGAGCTGCGGCACCTGGTCACCCATACCCAAACCCAACGGCAGCCCCACCTCGATCGCATTCAGGCAGGAGTCGCCTTACTGCGCCAGCTTCCGCCCGATGCCACCCTGCAAGCGGCGATCGCTAGCATCGAAGCCGATAGGGACTTGACCGCCGATCTGATCACCGCCCTGCAGGGCATTCTCTCGGAGTTGGGAGAGCAGGTGTCGGCGATCGCCCTGGGGCAGCAGTTGACCCAGGTCACCCAAGCCTTGGATCAGGCCTATCGTCAGCGGGCTGAGGTGGCCACCTTGGAGGAGAAGCGCCATCGCTTGGTGGATTTGAAAACCGAGGGTGAACAAACGCGATCGCACCTAGAGCAGTTGACCCAGCAGCTTGCCCAGCTCACACCCTTGCAGACCGAGCGATCGCACCTGGCCCAGCAGCTTACTGCCCTAGACAATCCCCGCGCCCGCCATCAGGTGCTCACCCAAGAGCTCCAGCGCCGGCCGGCCCTGCTTCAGGATCAGCAGGCCGCCCAAGAGCAAGTAGCCAAGGTAGAAGATGCGATCGCCGCTTTAGATCTACAGCTGATCCCCTTTGCCCAGCTCGATAGGGATCTTGAACACCAGCAGCAGCAGCGCCAGCAGCACCAGGCCGGGTATTTAGCCTATCTGCGCTACCGCAACGATGCGGATCAGGTGCCCAAACGTCAGGCTGACCTAGAGCAAGCGATCGCCGATCTGCAGCAGAGTCAAGACGCAGCCCAGGCGATCGAGCAACAGTACCAAACCCTGATGCAGGACTATGATGCCGAAGCCGCCGAGCATCTGCGCAGCCGCTACGAAGCCACCCGTCGTCAGGTCGATCGCCTCTCGGGAAGTTTGCCCCAGCAGCGTCAGCGCCAGGCGGAATTAGCTGAGCAGGTGCAAACCCTGATGGAGTTGGCCCATAAGCGCGATCAGGCTGAGGTTGATCTCAAAACCAAGGAACGAATCAAGCGCCTGATTAGCTTTGCCCGCAAGGTCTACAAAGAAGCTGGGCCGAGGATTACAGAGCGCTACGTACAAACGGTTTCTCAAGAAGCCGATCGCCTGTTTCGAGAACTGCTGAATCGTCCTAATGTGGCCCTGGAATGGACGCGGGACTATGACATTGTGGTGCAAGAAGGAGCCCACAACCGACGGTTTATGAACCTCTCCGGCGGCGAGCAAATGTGTGCGGCCTTGTCCGTGCGCCTGGCTCTGCTGCGAGTGTTTGCAGAAATTGACATTGCTTTCTTTGATGAACCGACCACCAATATGGATCGTCCCCGCCGTCGCCATTTGGCGGAAGCGATCGCCAACCTAAAATCGTTCCAACAACTGTTTGTGATTAGTCACGATGACACCTTCGAGCAGGTCACCGAACATGTGATCTTCGTAGAACGCCTCGCCTAGGTGCCGTCCCTGTCCCGTTACCCCACCGACCCCCATGCCGCTCCAGCTTTCCCAAAGTGCGCTGACTGTCCTCAGTCTCTGCCAACGAAAATTTCAGCATATCTATTGGGATCAGCTCAGTGGCCTGATGCCCATGGAACAGCGATCGCACCTAGAGTGGGGCAGCCGCTTCCACCACCTCATGCAGCAACGGGATCTAGGGCTACCGCTCCATGCCAATCCCGCCGATGATCTCTCCTTCTACCGCTGCATGGAGGCCCTGGTGAAGACCGTCCCCCAGATCTTTGACCCCAACGCTTGGCGCGATCGCCTCAGCGAACATCGGCGCACCCTGCGTCTAGGCGATGCCGTCTTCACCGCCGTCTATGACCTGCTGCTGCTGGGGGACGACCAAGCCCAGATTATTGACTGGAAAACCTACCCCCGTCCCCAACAGTCCCACTGGCTCTCCCAACATTGGCAAACCCGCCTCTATCCCTTTGTCCTCGCTGAAACCAGCGCCTACCGTCCCGACCAAATCAGCATGACCTACTGGTTTGTGCAGCCCTATTTGACGGAACCAATCCCCCAATCCATCGCCTTCCCCTACAGCGCAGCCCAACACGAGCAGACCCGCCAAAGCTTAACCACGCTGGTGGAACACCTAACGGCTAGCCTAGCGGCCTACCAAGAGGGACAACCCCTGCCCCAGCTACCCGAAGGATCCTCTGCCTGTGAAGACTGCCCCTTTGCCCTTCGCTGCCAGCGCGGTGCCTACGCCATCGATACGCCAGCACTGCCCCCTCTCACCGATATTGCTGAAGTCGTTCTTTGAACATCTTCCTAGACAGGTCGTTGAGACTTCCTACCCCGCGTTTTACAATGGAGGAGAACTGATTAAAATTTGTAACTAAATTCGCTCGATCAAGCGACGGCGGTTGCTGAGGAGAACAACACTATGAATCCAGCCGATATTAACTGTGTAGAAGCCTGCGTAAACGGGTGCGTCTTAGGGGATCAGTGCCCCAATCTAGAGTATCGGGCCCAGGCCTCCCAATTTATTGCCAGTACATCCCTTGATGACATGCTGGCGATCGCTGAAGAAGCGGTGCGCAAAAAAACCTTAGAAAGAGTGTCAGAAGCCCCCCAATGGGTCTTTCCAGAGGATGGCGTCTAGGGGCTCCTGTCTGGAACTGAGCTTGGCACGGGCTTGGTAGGGTCTGGAGAGATTGCCCTAACCATCGGGAAACTGCCAGCAATTCAGCCACTCGATGTGACGACTGCCGCAGGTGCAGGCCTCTGGCCCCGACGCCACCCATTCTCGGTCACACTGGCGGCAGTGACAGAGCACATTGTTTCGACTGGCCTCCGCAAGACGCGATCGCCATGCCCGACGATCGTCTTCACTTAGATAGAAGGTATCCTCGGCCATGGTTCTCTACACCAACATGCGATCGAGGGCATCAATATCGGGAATGCAGAGCACATCGCGATCGCGCTTGATTAACTCTTTTCGTTCTAGCTTATTGAGCACGCGGGTCACCGTTTCGCGGGCCAGGCCGCTCAGGCTACTCAGCTCACGATGGGGCAGGTTGGGAATTTCTGTTCCCTGCTCGCTGACCGTCCCTTGTCCATCGGCTAAAAATAGTAAGATATCGGCTACCCGCGCGACGCTATCCGCCTCCCGCAGCCGCAGCCGCCGGTTCACCTGACGTAGGCGGCGAGCCATCAGCTTCGCCAAATGAATGCCAGCTTGGGGTTCGGAGCTAATCAGCTTCACAAAATCTTGGGCAGGCATATTGCCAATCACCGTTTCCGCCAAGGTCAAGACATCCGTGGAGCGCGGCACTTCATCAAGGGGAGCCATTTCCCCAAACAGCTCTCCCTTGCCCAGAATATTCAGCGTAATCTCCCGCCCGTCCAAATTGTAGGTGCGGATCTTGACCCACCCATCCAAAATGAAATAGACCGAACTACCCCAGTCATTTTCTAGCAAAATCACCTGTCCGGCAGGATGAGCCCGCACCACGACTTGGTTCGTCGCTTGATTAACAGACTCTTCTGGCAGCCCCTGAAAGAAGGGAGCCTGACGAATAATGGAATTATCTAAATCACGAGAACGAAACCGATCACGCATGGAATCATAAAGTAATGAACTATAAGAGCAAATGAACGAGTGTCTTCTATACAAGTGGGGTCGTCCCGTTAGACACTACTTATACCGATACCCTGTTCATGGTTCAACCTACTGAAGGATCGCTTAAGCAATGTTGCGTCAATAACGTTCACAGTGATAGGCGTTAGCGATGTTCACACTGAGGGTGGCTTAATGGCAGCGCAAGGATGCCCTAACGTCATCCAGTCTATCCGTTCTAGATACGAAAGACACGCTACCTAAGACATCGTCTTTCCTGCTACCAGGATCCCATGGCTTCCTATCCAAGGTTACATCGGGTTTACCCCAAGATCGATGGAGCAGATTTGTATCCCTAGTATCCTAGCGTTGTCAGGGACGTTGTGGTTCAGGTCGTTAAGATTGTCTTGAAAATTCCATAGGATGGGCAACTCGTCTCCAGCCGTTTACTCATTTAGGCTAGGTGTAAATAGAATATCATTCACGACAAACGGAGCGTCAGACATCAGTGCGACTTGGTGCATATTGGGCCCGATCGCATCGAGGGTTAGGCAGGGCAAGGGGAGGGTTAAGTCGCGATGCTGGTGCAGCGATCGCTTGCCGTGAACCGCGTGGCGGGCAATCACCTTACCTTGATCATCAAGGGCTACTAGGCTAATTTGGCGCAGGCCAATCACCGAGGCGCTGATGTGCAGCACGCTAGGAGCAAATCGCAGGATGAGTGAGGTGTGCCCTGCGGTGGGCATGAGCACCAAGGGGTGAGCGTAGTGGGAAAAGGCGGGGTTGGTGGGAGACAGGGCGATCGCCTGTTCAAACTGAATGCCATGGTCTCGATACTGATCGTGAACACGCTCAAAGGGGCTCAGCGTATTGAACGATAGGTGTACCGTTGCTTTTGCGGTTTTTGTCGTTTTGGTTGTAGACATGGCCGGATGCACGAGTGAAGATTTTCGAGGATTCATGACGTTCTGTGACAATGATGTCGAGATAGATGGTAGGGAGATGTGGGTGGCGATCGCGTAGGTTCTCCTCTCTAGGGATATCTACGGATTGATACTCAGGTCTACACCTTAGGATTTCGTAGTTTCCGGCATAGCCCCTTGGACCTGTGGCACTTTGTCAGGTGGTTGTCCGGATGGAGCTATGCGGCAGGGTGAAGTCTTGGGTGGCGATCGCCGCCATGGTTCTCCAGACAGTGACCCTTAAGGATCCTGGGCGTTGTCAGCCATAAAATCCAGCCCTGGCCACCGCGTGACGTCATGTGCCAGTCTGCCGAGTTGTCTAGGGCAAGGGCGATCGCTTTTAAAGGGTTCGCGGTATGGTTGAGGTCAGATTTTAGTGCAAGCAATTTCACCATGACCGGATACCTGACCACCCATGTTCTTGATACGGCCCACGGATGCCCAGCAGTGGGGGTAGCGATCGCCCTTTGGAGCATTTCAGACGAAGGAGACCATCTATTACTCGCCCAGGTCACCACCAATGAGGACGGCCGCACCGATGCACCGTTATTGACCGACAGCGGTTTTAAGGTGGGTACCTATGAGCTAGTCTTTTCCGTGGGCAGCTATTTTGCGCAGTTCAACCAAGCAGCTCCCAATCCACCGTTCTTGGATGAGATTCCCCTGCGCTTCAGTGTGGCGAATTCCGCTGCCCACTATCATGTGCCATTGCTGGTCTCCCCCTGGTCCTATAGCACCTATCGCGGTAGCTAGTACTCTGAGACGGAAGTAACCCGCCTAGTTGCTAAGGCAGAAACCCTTGTGTGTCCTGGAATTCCTTTTCGTTTTTCTGTCTTCGTTTTTCTGTCTTGCGGTACTAGCTGGGCATATGTAGCGATGCCCATTTAAAACACGAGAGGCGCAGCCTGGGCTGCGCCTCTCTTCGGTATGCTACCGGTACTACTGGAACTATCCATAGTGGATTCTAAATGGCCTCAATTCGATAGGGTTATGCAAAGGGGGAGGCGATCGCCATCCGTTTGCGGGTGAACCAGTTGCCCGACGAGGGTTGAACGGGTTTGTCTGTATCCGACGACTGCGATGGATCTGCACCGGGCTGGGCGGCAAACACCAGCATCGAGTCGCTAGGACGCACAACCATTTCTTGCCGAGCAAGAGCATCGCGCCATTGCCGTCCCTTTTTCCATGCACGCAGCTTGGTTACCGTCCAGCGGGGATTTACCGTATATCCAGCAAACCCGGCTCGCAGAGCGGCGTGGTTGGCGGCGGGAATGGAGGTGCGAACGTACACACCGGGTGTCAGTTCAACCACCGTGAAGTTAGACTGGGTCGAGACGTTAGACGCCGAGATAGTGTGAGACATGGACTTCACTCCTTCTCTATTCAGTTGACTAGGTACTTCTATCGACCATCATACCCCTGTATTACAAATTATTGCACTGCGCAATATGGCGGAACTGGGACGTAAACCTTGCGGGTGTTAGGATACGGATGGTCTACTAGAGTCTTCACTCAGTCTCGTCCCCGTTCAGGATAGTGTTCAGGATAGGTGAAAGCGTGTTAGGCAATCTTCGCCACTATGCCAGAATTTTGCAGCGGTTTTGGGGGGCAGCGATCGCGGTTGAGCTAGAGTATCGAGTCAATGTTGCGATCGCCACCCTCAGCAGCCTGCTGGGAATGAGCGGCAGCCTATTTGGCCTGTTTTTGTTTTACCAGCAAGACTATACCTTCGAGGGCTGGAGCTGGGACGAGGCGCTGATTGTGCTGGGGATGTTCACCCTATTTCAAGGATTTTCCGCCACCCTCCTGGCCCCCAACCTCAACAAAATTGTCACCCATGTGCAAAACGGCACCCTCGATTTTATTTTGATCAAGCCCGTCAGTGCCCAATTCTGGCTATCGCTCCACACCATTTCCCCCTGGGGACTACCCGATGCCCTCTTTGGGATGATCATCATCGGTTATGCGGGGCAGCGCTTGGGACTTGCACCGCTGGATTACTTGCGGGGGTTGCCAGCGATCGCCTTTGGGTTTCTCAGCCTCTATAGTCTCTGGTTTATTTTGGGAGCCACCAGCATCTGGTTCGTCAAAATCTATAACGTCACCGAAGTCCTGCGGGGGCTCATTGAATCAGGCCGCTTTCCCATCGTCGCCTACCCCACCGCCTATCGCTTCTTCTTCACCTTTATTATTCCCGTGGCTTTTCTCACCACCGTCCCCGCCCAGATGATCCTCAACCGAGCAACGAGCTGGTGGGTTCTGGGCTCAGCGCTGCTGTCCATGGGACTCTTCTGGATCTCCCATCGCTTCTGGCGTTTTGCCCTGCGGTTTTACACCAGCGCTTCTAGTTAGTCGCGCAGGCAATCAGTTGCACAGGGATCAGTCATGCTGTTCAACGCTATAGGAAAAGCGGGTTAGGGACGCGATCGCATCCACTACTCGCTGCACTTGTGCTTGCTCCAGACCTGGATAGAGCGGCAGAGAGAGGACTTCTTGGCACAGCAGTTCCGTATGGGCAAACGATTCAGGCGGATAGCCCAAATATTTGAACGCCGGCTGGAGGTAGGCCGGAACCGGGTAGTGAACCAACGTCTGAATGCCCTGAGCCGCCAATTCCATCTGCATAGAAGCACGGTCTAGAGGACAGGATTGAGTAATCCGCACAACATAGGACTGGTAGGCATGCCCCGCCCCACATTGATTTTCCAAGGGCAAAATCCCTTGATCCAACAAAGGGACAAGCAGTTGGTCGTAGAACTGGGCTAGGTGCTGGCGTTCGTTCGTCCAAGCCGGTAAATAGGGCAGCTTGACCCCCAGAACAGCCGCCTGCAGAGTATCAAGACGGCTTTGGGCTCCAATATCCGTGTGGTAGTGTTTGCGGGGTGCGCCACAGTTACGGAGCGATCGCACCGTCTGAGCCACGATCCCTTCCCGCGTCACCACCATCGCTGCATCGCCGAGGGCCGATAGATTGCGAGTGGGATGGAAGCTAAACGATGCTGCCATGCCCACCGAACCAGCCCGATAGCCATCTCGTTCAGCAAACGGAGCCTGGCTAGCATCTTCAAAAATCATCACATCATAGGTGCTGGCCAAACTCAAAAGC is a window encoding:
- the uraH gene encoding hydroxyisourate hydrolase; translated protein: MTGYLTTHVLDTAHGCPAVGVAIALWSISDEGDHLLLAQVTTNEDGRTDAPLLTDSGFKVGTYELVFSVGSYFAQFNQAAPNPPFLDEIPLRFSVANSAAHYHVPLLVSPWSYSTYRGS
- a CDS encoding ABC transporter permease, translated to MLGNLRHYARILQRFWGAAIAVELEYRVNVAIATLSSLLGMSGSLFGLFLFYQQDYTFEGWSWDEALIVLGMFTLFQGFSATLLAPNLNKIVTHVQNGTLDFILIKPVSAQFWLSLHTISPWGLPDALFGMIIIGYAGQRLGLAPLDYLRGLPAIAFGFLSLYSLWFILGATSIWFVKIYNVTEVLRGLIESGRFPIVAYPTAYRFFFTFIIPVAFLTTVPAQMILNRATSWWVLGSALLSMGLFWISHRFWRFALRFYTSASS
- a CDS encoding DegT/DnrJ/EryC1/StrS family aminotransferase, with the protein product MTTHLNRILMLDLEHQHQPLQEKLQAAMQEVMLSGDYVLGQAVNEFEMAFATACGVDYGIGVGSESDAITLGLHGCGIGAGDEVLLPAHLPIATLLGVVRSGATPVLVDCHLETGLMDLVAAEKLITPKTRAIIPVHLYGQMVSPVQLLSLASTYDVMIFEDASQAPFAERDGYRAGSVGMAASFSFHPTRNLSALGDAAMVVTREGIVAQTVRSLRNCGAPRKHYHTDIGAQSRLDTLQAAVLGVKLPYLPAWTNERQHLAQFYDQLLVPLLDQGILPLENQCGAGHAYQSYVVRITQSCPLDRASMQMELAAQGIQTLVHYPVPAYLQPAFKYLGYPPESFAHTELLCQEVLSLPLYPGLEQAQVQRVVDAIASLTRFSYSVEQHD